A single window of Cottoperca gobio chromosome 9, fCotGob3.1, whole genome shotgun sequence DNA harbors:
- the man1b1b gene encoding mannosidase, alpha, class 1B, member 1b isoform X2, whose product MHPPSRQEYISISFAGQGSGSYNNSKHWRRQSCWRKWKQLSRLQRSLILFLLFICGIASYPAVNEHLRGLTDGDQHTDSNSVLKPVIPHVLPEPVEPGQPPLPEQTSQRKLSNKRGPPVLQNRVQMKGNASNTVVEDKAADGKKEGEEEVISWHRPVIDTDQATEGTKDGGNKEYTLSNQKAKPSNLSASLLEAVKDAFRHAWKGYKDFAWGHDELRPLSKSYSEWFGLGLTLIDSLDTMWILGLKKEFEEAKTWVATELTFNKNVDVNLFESTIRILGGLLSTYHLTGDTMFLDKAKDIGSRLMPAFNTPSKIPYSDVNIGKGTAHPPRWTSDSTVAEVTSIQLEFRELSRLTQEPQYQDAVAEVMKQVHKLDGKLDGLVPMFINTNNGQFTHQGIYTLGARADSYYEYLLKQWIQGGKTENQFLEDYLQAIKGVKKNLLQKSSPNGLTFVGELSHGQFSSKMDHLVCFLPGTLALGAHNGLPADHMDLAKQLMETCYQMYIQMETGLSPEIVHFNMHQGSIRDIDVKLADRHNLLRPETVESLFYLYRFTKDHKYQDWGWEILQNFNKFTKVSSGGYTSINNVRDPDYTSPRDKMESFFLGETLKYLYLLFSDDPNLISLDQYVFNTEAHPLPIWPSTA is encoded by the exons ATGCACCCACCATCTCGACAGGAATACATATCTATAAGCTTCGCTGGACAAGGAAGTGGCAGTTACAATAACAGCAAGCATTGGAGGAGGCAGTCCTGCTGGAGG AAATGGAAACAGCTTTCCAGGCTGCAGCGGAGCCttatcctcttcctcctgtttaTTTGTGGAATTGCTTCCTATCCTGCTGTTAATGAACACCTCAGAG GCCTTACAGATGGAGACcagcacacagacagtaacAGCGTCCTGAAACCCGTCATCCCTCATGTGCTCCCTGAGCCTGTCGAACCGGGACAACCACCACTGCCAGAACAAACCTCCCAG AGGAAATTATCCAATAAGAGAGGGCCACCAGTCCTTCAGAATCGTGTTCAGATGAAGGGAAACGCTTCAAATACAGTGGTTGAGGACAAGGCCGCTGACGGCAAGaaagaaggggaggaggaggtcaTCAG CTGGCATAGGCCAGTGATCGATACTGACCAAGCCACAGAAGGCACCAAGGATGGGGGAAATAAGGAGTATACACTTTCCAACCAAAAAGCCAAACCATCAAACCTGTCAG CTAGCTTGCTGGAGGCGGTGAAGGACGCTTTCAGACATGCATGGAAGGGTTATAAAGACTTTGCTTGGGGCCACGATGAGCTCAGGCCCCTCTCCAAGTCCTACAGCGAGTGGTTTGGCCTCGGTTTGACGCTTATCGATTCCCTGGATACGATGTGGATCCTGGGACTTAAAAAAG AGTTTGAAGAAGCGAAGACATGGGTAGCCACAGAGCTCACATTCAACAAGAATGTAGATGTCAACCTATTTGAAAGCACCATCCGCATCCTGGGAGGCCTACTGAGTACCTACCATCTGACTGGAGACACCATGTTCCTGGACAAAGCT AAAGACATCGGTTCCAGGCTGATGCCAGCCTTCAACACCCCATCCAAGATTCCCTACTCTGATGTGAACATCGGGAAAGGCACAGCCCACCCCCCTCGCTGGACGTCAGATAGCACTGTGGCTGAGGTTACAAGCATCCAGCTGGAGTTCAGAGAGCTCAGCCGCCTCACCCAGGAACCACAGTACCAG GATGCTGTGGCAGAGGTTATGAAACAGGTCCACAAGCTGGACGGCAAGCTAGATGGTCTCGTGCCCATGTTCATCAACACAAACAACGGACAGTTCACCCATCAAGGCATCTACACATTGGGAGCCAGAGCAGACAGCTACTATGAATACCTGCTGAAGCAGTGGATCCAGGGAGGCAAGACGGAAAACCA gtTCTTGGAGGACTACCTGCAGGCCATAAAGGGTGTAAAGAAGAACCTGTTGCAGAAATCTTCCCCTAATGGCCTCACCTTTGTTGGAGAGCTCTCACATGGACAGTTCAGCTCCAAAATG GACCATCTAGTGTGTTTTCTGCCGGGCACTCTGGCTCTCGGTGCCCACAACGGCCTGCCTGCTGATCACATGGATCTGGCCAAACAGCTGATGGAGACCTGCTACCAGATGTACATCCAGATGGAGACGGGCCTCAGTCCAGAGATCGTCCACTTCAACATGCATCAGGGCAGCATCCGAGACATCGACGTAAAG CTTGCAGACAGGCACAACCTCCTACGACCAGAGACGGTGGAGAGTCTCTTCTACCTGTACAGGTTCACCAAGGACCACAAGTACCAGGACTGGGGCTGGGAGATTCTACAAAACTTTAATAAGTTCACCAAG GTTTCCTCCGGTGGCTACACCTCCATAAATAATGTGCGTGACCCCGACTACACAAGTCCTCGTGACAAGATGGAGAGCTTCTTCCTTGGAGAGACCCTGAAATATCTGTACCTGCTCTTCTCAGATGATCCCAACCTCATCAGTCTAGACCAGTATGTCTTCAACACTGAAGCTCATCCTCTGCCTATATGGCCCTCCACGgcgtga
- the man1b1b gene encoding mannosidase, alpha, class 1B, member 1b isoform X1 yields the protein MHPPSRQEYISISFAGQGSGSYNNSKHWRRQSCWRKWKQLSRLQRSLILFLLFICGIASYPAVNEHLRGLTDGDQHTDSNSVLKPVIPHVLPEPVEPGQPPLPEQTSQRKLSNKRGPPVLQNRVQMKGNASNTVVEDKAADGKKEGEEEVISWHRPVIDTDQATEGTKDGGNKEYTLSNQKAKPSNLSEASLLEAVKDAFRHAWKGYKDFAWGHDELRPLSKSYSEWFGLGLTLIDSLDTMWILGLKKEFEEAKTWVATELTFNKNVDVNLFESTIRILGGLLSTYHLTGDTMFLDKAKDIGSRLMPAFNTPSKIPYSDVNIGKGTAHPPRWTSDSTVAEVTSIQLEFRELSRLTQEPQYQDAVAEVMKQVHKLDGKLDGLVPMFINTNNGQFTHQGIYTLGARADSYYEYLLKQWIQGGKTENQFLEDYLQAIKGVKKNLLQKSSPNGLTFVGELSHGQFSSKMDHLVCFLPGTLALGAHNGLPADHMDLAKQLMETCYQMYIQMETGLSPEIVHFNMHQGSIRDIDVKLADRHNLLRPETVESLFYLYRFTKDHKYQDWGWEILQNFNKFTKVSSGGYTSINNVRDPDYTSPRDKMESFFLGETLKYLYLLFSDDPNLISLDQYVFNTEAHPLPIWPSTA from the exons ATGCACCCACCATCTCGACAGGAATACATATCTATAAGCTTCGCTGGACAAGGAAGTGGCAGTTACAATAACAGCAAGCATTGGAGGAGGCAGTCCTGCTGGAGG AAATGGAAACAGCTTTCCAGGCTGCAGCGGAGCCttatcctcttcctcctgtttaTTTGTGGAATTGCTTCCTATCCTGCTGTTAATGAACACCTCAGAG GCCTTACAGATGGAGACcagcacacagacagtaacAGCGTCCTGAAACCCGTCATCCCTCATGTGCTCCCTGAGCCTGTCGAACCGGGACAACCACCACTGCCAGAACAAACCTCCCAG AGGAAATTATCCAATAAGAGAGGGCCACCAGTCCTTCAGAATCGTGTTCAGATGAAGGGAAACGCTTCAAATACAGTGGTTGAGGACAAGGCCGCTGACGGCAAGaaagaaggggaggaggaggtcaTCAG CTGGCATAGGCCAGTGATCGATACTGACCAAGCCACAGAAGGCACCAAGGATGGGGGAAATAAGGAGTATACACTTTCCAACCAAAAAGCCAAACCATCAAACCTGTCAG AAGCTAGCTTGCTGGAGGCGGTGAAGGACGCTTTCAGACATGCATGGAAGGGTTATAAAGACTTTGCTTGGGGCCACGATGAGCTCAGGCCCCTCTCCAAGTCCTACAGCGAGTGGTTTGGCCTCGGTTTGACGCTTATCGATTCCCTGGATACGATGTGGATCCTGGGACTTAAAAAAG AGTTTGAAGAAGCGAAGACATGGGTAGCCACAGAGCTCACATTCAACAAGAATGTAGATGTCAACCTATTTGAAAGCACCATCCGCATCCTGGGAGGCCTACTGAGTACCTACCATCTGACTGGAGACACCATGTTCCTGGACAAAGCT AAAGACATCGGTTCCAGGCTGATGCCAGCCTTCAACACCCCATCCAAGATTCCCTACTCTGATGTGAACATCGGGAAAGGCACAGCCCACCCCCCTCGCTGGACGTCAGATAGCACTGTGGCTGAGGTTACAAGCATCCAGCTGGAGTTCAGAGAGCTCAGCCGCCTCACCCAGGAACCACAGTACCAG GATGCTGTGGCAGAGGTTATGAAACAGGTCCACAAGCTGGACGGCAAGCTAGATGGTCTCGTGCCCATGTTCATCAACACAAACAACGGACAGTTCACCCATCAAGGCATCTACACATTGGGAGCCAGAGCAGACAGCTACTATGAATACCTGCTGAAGCAGTGGATCCAGGGAGGCAAGACGGAAAACCA gtTCTTGGAGGACTACCTGCAGGCCATAAAGGGTGTAAAGAAGAACCTGTTGCAGAAATCTTCCCCTAATGGCCTCACCTTTGTTGGAGAGCTCTCACATGGACAGTTCAGCTCCAAAATG GACCATCTAGTGTGTTTTCTGCCGGGCACTCTGGCTCTCGGTGCCCACAACGGCCTGCCTGCTGATCACATGGATCTGGCCAAACAGCTGATGGAGACCTGCTACCAGATGTACATCCAGATGGAGACGGGCCTCAGTCCAGAGATCGTCCACTTCAACATGCATCAGGGCAGCATCCGAGACATCGACGTAAAG CTTGCAGACAGGCACAACCTCCTACGACCAGAGACGGTGGAGAGTCTCTTCTACCTGTACAGGTTCACCAAGGACCACAAGTACCAGGACTGGGGCTGGGAGATTCTACAAAACTTTAATAAGTTCACCAAG GTTTCCTCCGGTGGCTACACCTCCATAAATAATGTGCGTGACCCCGACTACACAAGTCCTCGTGACAAGATGGAGAGCTTCTTCCTTGGAGAGACCCTGAAATATCTGTACCTGCTCTTCTCAGATGATCCCAACCTCATCAGTCTAGACCAGTATGTCTTCAACACTGAAGCTCATCCTCTGCCTATATGGCCCTCCACGgcgtga